From Hemitrygon akajei unplaced genomic scaffold, sHemAka1.3 Scf000036, whole genome shotgun sequence, a single genomic window includes:
- the LOC140720110 gene encoding oxidized low-density lipoprotein receptor 1-like encodes MGNERPASRDRSDQSIWLICVLTVTLIITGICWRIHVSQICPSLKRTNSDLRHQFTEMETKYRSVNETKDQICELLTSRREQAFSQDWIRNEDPCYFISAFNRSYDEAKQYCSNSDSKLLEINSAEEENFVAKAVRDEGISYWIGKCKDGKVASNVLFRMNGGDPECAVCTYYTDLKPCDQVRTRFICEKSAPLCPVISQKIQDLCQQPVEPT; translated from the exons ATGGGAAATGAACGACCCGCAAGTAGAGATCGATCGGACCAAAGCATATGGCTTATCTGTGTTTTAACGGTGACCCTCATTATCAcgggtatctgctggaggattcatg tatcacagatttgTCCGTCTCTTAAACGAACgaacagcgatctccgtcaccagttcactgagatggaaacgaagtacagatctgtcaacgaaaccaaggatcaaatctgtgaattgttgaccagcagaagag AGCAAGCGTTTTCCCAGgactggatcagaaatgaagacCCGTGTTATTTTATATCCGCGTTTAACCGTTCCTACGATGAAGCCAAACAGTATTGTTCGAACTCTGATTCtaaacttcttgaaataaattcagcagAAGAAGAG aattttGTTGCCAAAGCTGTCCGCGACGAAGGCATTTcctactggattggaaaatgcaaagaCGG GAAAGTGGCATCGAATGTCCTGTTCCGGATGAACGGTGGAGACCCCGAATGCGCTGTATGTACATATTACACTGATCTTAAACCTTGCGATCAAGTTCGTACGCggttcatctgtgagaagtctgcACCTTTGTGTCCAGTTATTTCTCaaaagatccaggatctctgtcaacaACCAGTGGAGCCGACTTGA